A region from the Sulfitobacter sp. D7 genome encodes:
- the bluB gene encoding 5,6-dimethylbenzimidazole synthase codes for MDEFSEDFRAGLHDLMRWRRDVRRFRTDPLDEALVQTCLDSFTFAPSVGLSEPWRIIRVQSDTARQAALENFETANARALAGYDGDKAALYAGLKLSGMSDAPEQLAVYCDESTDKGSGLGAGTMPEMRRYSVVGGINYLWLTARAHGLGLGWVSVLDPARLNRDLAVPKDWSLVAYLCMGWPEDNSLTPELETKGWEVRAPHLKVEAR; via the coding sequence CTCTGAAGACTTCCGTGCCGGGCTGCACGACCTGATGCGGTGGCGGCGCGATGTGCGCCGCTTTCGCACAGACCCGCTGGACGAGGCACTGGTGCAAACCTGCCTCGACAGCTTTACTTTCGCCCCTTCTGTGGGCCTGTCGGAACCATGGCGGATCATCCGCGTGCAATCTGACACCGCGCGCCAAGCCGCGCTTGAGAATTTCGAAACAGCCAATGCCCGCGCCCTTGCCGGATATGACGGTGACAAGGCCGCGCTCTATGCCGGGCTCAAGCTTTCGGGCATGAGCGACGCGCCTGAGCAATTGGCAGTTTACTGTGATGAAAGCACCGACAAAGGCAGCGGCCTTGGTGCCGGGACAATGCCCGAGATGCGCCGCTATTCCGTGGTGGGTGGGATCAACTATTTGTGGCTCACCGCCCGCGCCCATGGCCTTGGGCTGGGCTGGGTTTCCGTGCTTGACCCTGCGCGGCTGAACCGTGATCTTGCCGTTCCAAAGGACTGGTCGCTGGTGGCCTATCTTTGTATGGGCTGGCCCGAGGACAACAGCCTGACGCCGGAACTGGAAACCAAGGGGTGGGAGGTGCGCGCCCCGCACCTGAAGGTCGAGGCCCGTTAA